Proteins co-encoded in one Stenotrophomonas maltophilia genomic window:
- a CDS encoding DUF2127 domain-containing protein — MNPSGYNPDPHRHPGLHVIALLEASKAMLALLAATGLEVLGPQPLRHGIMVLIRRFSLDPDHGTLPSLLHMISPDAVHLAAAGMIGYGLLHLVEAWGLWRAKAWASWLGCLTASLYLPFDIFAIIRHPGWPSWTILAINLIVVYVLARDLRKRHR; from the coding sequence GTGAACCCGAGCGGTTACAACCCGGATCCGCACCGGCATCCGGGTCTCCACGTCATCGCCCTGCTCGAAGCGAGCAAGGCGATGCTGGCGCTGTTGGCTGCCACCGGGCTGGAAGTGCTCGGACCGCAGCCGCTACGGCACGGCATCATGGTCCTGATCCGGCGTTTCAGCCTGGATCCGGACCATGGCACCCTGCCCTCGTTGCTGCACATGATCAGCCCCGACGCGGTGCACCTGGCCGCGGCGGGGATGATCGGCTACGGCCTGCTGCACCTGGTCGAAGCCTGGGGCCTGTGGCGGGCCAAGGCTTGGGCCTCCTGGCTGGGCTGCCTGACCGCCTCGCTGTACCTGCCTTTCGATATCTTCGCGATCATCCGCCACCCCGGCTGGCCCTCCTGGACGATCCTGGCGATCAACCTGATCGTGGTCTACGTGCTGGCCCGCGACCTGCGCAAGCGTCACCGCTGA
- a CDS encoding amidase, with protein MRPSLPPLLICLLSALPALFSAGCSPAASSAHAAEPASRNVPFPYAETDVADLQARMTAGELDSTTLTQAYLQRIATLDRAGPRLRAVIELNPDALKEAAARDRERRDGRVRGALHGIPVLLKDNINAAPMSTTAGSLALQGFRPDDAYLVRRLREAGAVVLGKTNLSEWANFRGNDSISGWSARGGQTRNPYRLSHSPCGSSSGSAVAMAANLASVAIGTETDGSIVCPAAINGVVGLKPTVGLVSRDGIIPISFSQDTAGPMTRSVADAAAVLTAIAGRDDADPATATMPGRAVYDYTARLDPQGLRGKRIGLLQTPLLTYRGMPPLMEQAATELRRAGAVVVPVELPNQGAWAEAERTVLLYEFKAGLERYLNTHRAPLRRLADLIAFNQAHHKQELGLFGQELLVEADATAGLADPAYIRARSDARRLAGPEGIDAALAAHQLDALVAPTTGVAWPIRSEGDDFPGESYGAAAVAGYPSLSVPMGQINGLPVGLLFMGTAWSEPKLIEMAYAYEQRTRARRPPHFDTDTLIDADEP; from the coding sequence ATGCGCCCGTCCTTGCCGCCTCTGCTGATCTGCCTGCTCAGCGCGCTGCCTGCGCTGTTTTCGGCTGGCTGCAGCCCGGCCGCGTCCAGCGCGCATGCCGCCGAACCTGCGAGCCGCAACGTGCCCTTCCCCTATGCCGAAACCGATGTGGCCGACTTGCAGGCGCGGATGACCGCCGGCGAACTGGACAGCACCACCCTCACCCAGGCCTACCTGCAGCGCATCGCCACCCTGGACCGTGCCGGGCCACGCCTGCGCGCGGTGATCGAACTCAATCCCGATGCCCTGAAGGAAGCCGCCGCACGCGACCGCGAGCGCCGCGACGGCCGCGTGCGCGGTGCCCTGCACGGCATTCCCGTGCTGCTGAAGGACAACATCAACGCCGCCCCGATGAGCACCACGGCCGGCTCGCTGGCACTGCAGGGCTTCCGTCCTGACGATGCCTACCTGGTGCGACGCCTGCGCGAGGCCGGCGCCGTGGTGCTGGGCAAGACCAATCTCAGCGAGTGGGCCAACTTCCGCGGCAACGACTCGATCTCCGGCTGGAGTGCGCGCGGCGGCCAGACCCGTAACCCCTACCGCCTCAGCCACTCCCCCTGCGGCTCCAGCAGCGGCAGCGCGGTGGCGATGGCGGCCAACCTGGCCAGCGTGGCCATCGGCACCGAAACCGACGGCAGCATCGTCTGCCCGGCCGCAATCAATGGGGTTGTTGGCCTGAAGCCCACCGTCGGGCTGGTCAGCCGCGACGGCATCATCCCGATCTCCTTCAGCCAGGACACCGCCGGGCCGATGACGCGCAGCGTGGCCGACGCGGCGGCCGTGCTGACCGCGATCGCCGGCCGCGACGACGCCGACCCGGCCACCGCGACCATGCCCGGCCGCGCGGTCTATGACTACACCGCACGCCTGGACCCGCAGGGCCTGCGTGGCAAGCGCATCGGCCTGCTGCAGACGCCGCTGCTGACCTATCGGGGCATGCCACCGCTGATGGAACAGGCGGCCACCGAACTGCGCCGCGCTGGTGCGGTGGTGGTGCCGGTGGAACTGCCCAACCAGGGTGCGTGGGCCGAGGCCGAGCGCACGGTGCTGCTGTACGAGTTCAAGGCCGGCCTGGAGCGCTACCTCAACACGCACCGGGCGCCGCTGCGACGCCTGGCCGACCTGATCGCCTTCAACCAGGCGCACCACAAGCAGGAGCTGGGCCTGTTCGGCCAGGAGCTGCTGGTGGAGGCCGACGCCACCGCCGGCCTGGCCGATCCCGCCTACATCCGTGCACGCAGCGATGCACGCCGGCTGGCCGGCCCGGAAGGCATCGATGCCGCCCTCGCCGCCCACCAGCTGGATGCACTGGTGGCGCCGACCACCGGTGTGGCCTGGCCGATCCGAAGCGAAGGGGACGACTTCCCCGGCGAGAGCTATGGCGCCGCCGCCGTGGCCGGCTATCCCAGCCTCAGCGTGCCGATGGGCCAGATCAACGGCCTGCCCGTGGGCCTGTTGTTCATGGGCACCGCCTGGAGCGAACCGAAGCTGATCGAAATGGCCTACGCCTATGAACAACGCACGCGCGCGCGGCGGCCACCGCACTTTGATACCGACACCCTGATCGACGCCGACGAGCCGTGA